The region ATGAACGTTTTATTTTACCAAGATTTATAAGTTTTAGAATTCGTTATCAATTGTAATACGTACTTTTTTGTATTTGTTAAAAATGGCTCAATTTTTTTGAGTCATTTTTTATTTACTTTATTTATTTTAGCCAAATGAGTGCAGTAACTTCACAAACTTTTTTTTCAGCATTCTTTAAAACGCTAGGAGTTTTATTTTTCTACATATTTTTCGGTCTTCTTATAGACAGTGTTTTTATGGTAGAGAATTATCAAGACTTGCAATGGTTTGCAAATTGGCTGATGGTGGTTATTTTTTCAATTACCTTTTTTAAAGGAAGTCCAAGAATTAAAGAGCAAATGCTGTATATTGTACTTATTGCAATCATCGTAGAATATACTTTTTCTATAGGAACGGGTATGTATACATATCGATTAGAAAATGTACCCCATTATATCCCTATGGGACATGCTTTGGTCTATGCAGCGGTTATCTATTTTACAAAAACACCCTACGCTAAAAACAATAAAAGGTTCTTAGAAAAAGTATTTACACTATTAATTATTGTAATCGCTACTACTTTTTTAATTTTTAAAAATGATGTTTTCGGATTTGTTTTAACAATCGCTACTTTACTGATATTAAGAAAGAAACCCAGAGAGAGAATGTTTTACTTAACCATGTTTATAGCCGTATCGTATTTAGAAATTGTCGGTACCGCTTTTGAATGTTGGTGGTGGCCAACTACCGCTTGGGATAACATTCCTTTTTTACCAAGTGCAAACCCACCAAGCGGTATTAGTTTTTTCTATTTTGGTTTTGATTTAGTTACTTTATGGTTGTATAAAAAGCGTCATAAAATAGCATGGCGAAGAATGAAAAATATTCGGAAGATGAGGTTACAAACATTAAAAATTGTAAACTAAATCAGCATAAAAAACGTTAATTACAAAACCAAATGTCAGGTTGAACCTTTCGCCTAAGCTAAATATATACGCTGTCGAAACCTAAAATATAAATAATTAAAATGTCTATAAAAGTTTCATCTCTTAGTAAAATTTACAACACTCAAAAAGCAGTATCGAACGTTTCTTTTTCTGCGGATAAAGGACAAATAATTGGTTTTCTAGGTCCCAATGGTGCTGGAAAATCAACCATAATGAAAATTCTAACAGGTTTTATACAACCCAACGAAGGTGAGGTTTTTGTGGATGAGATTGATGTTTTAAAAAACCCCATTGAAGCAAAAAGAATTATTGGGTATTTACCAGAACACAATCCTTTGTATAAGGAGATGTATGTGCGCGAATATTTGCAATTTCAGGCGGCTATTTATAAAGTCGATAAAAGTCAAATAGAAATTTGTATTGAAAAAGTGGGTTTAACGTCAGAAGCCCATAAAAAAATACATCAATTATCTAAAGGATATCAGCAAAGAGTAGGCTTAGCAGCAGCGATTTTGCACAATCCATCAGTATTAATTTTAGATGAACCTACAACAGGCTTAGATCCTAATCAATTGGTTGAAATTAGAGAACTAATTAAAGAGTTAGGTAAAGACAAAACAGTGTTGTTTTCTACGCATATTATGCAAGAAGTAGAAGCGGTTTGCGATCGTGTCATCATCATTAAAAAAGGAGAAATTTTGGTGGATAAAAAACTATCTGAACTCCAAAATAAGCAACAACAAATCATTGAAGTTACTTTGAATACTGGGGTTGATAAAAAGATATTCAATCAATTTAAGCATTTAGTTTTAGCAACAAATAGCGCGGAAAATACTTGGCAGTTAACGTTTAATTCTAAAGAAGATATGCGATCTACAATTTTTGATTTTGCTCAAGAAAACAATTTGAAAATTTTAGGATTAACGGCACAAACTAAAAATCTAGAGACCCTTTTTCGGGAGGTAACGACATTATAGTTTTTAAAATATTTCAATGCAGATTTGGTGTTATCTAGAAAGTAGAAAATAAAAAGAAACCTCTACAAATATATTTGCAGAGGTTTTACTTTTAATACTTACGAAAAAAACATTATTTTGATAAATACTGATAGGCTTCCAAAAGGGTTGGAAAAACCATTGTGCTTCCCGCTTCTTTTAATTCTTGTTCATCATATTGTGTTAGAATTCCAATGGGGTTCATGCCTGCTAATTTTGCTGCGGTTGTGCCGGTTAAACTATCTTCAAAAACCCATAGATTTTTAAAATCATCTTCTATAAAATCTAAAGCTTTTGCTAACGATATATAAGCTTCTGGCGCAGGTTTAGGTTTTTCATAATCTTGAAGTCCGAAAACAGTATTAAAATCTAATTCTAAATGATGAATGCTATTTTTTAAAAATTGTTTCGTGGCATTGCTTGCAATTCCATTAGGTATTTTGTTTTTATTTAAAAAAGCAACAATTTCATGCACACCTGGCAATAGCTTCGGAGTTTTAAAATAAATATCTAAATGGTTATCTTTTAATAAAAATAAATCTTCGGTTTGATTTCCTTTGCCAATAACACTGCAAAAATAATTCGCAATCACCATAGGTGATTTTCCTGACAAACTTTTAGGAAATGATGCGATCGGCTGCTTAAACAATTCTATAAAAGCAGAAGACCAAGCACTATTATGGCTTTCTGCACTGTCTACAACTACCCCATCAAAATCAAATAATACTCCTTTAGGCAATGACTTTTCTTGCATTCATTTTGCTTTTTTCGTTAACTAATTTGGCCAAATACGGATTTAAAAACTTATTAGTGGGATCTAATTCTCTTCTTAATTCTTTAAAAGCTTCCCATTTTGGATAAATTTTAGACAATTGTGCATCTTTTGCCTCAAAGCGTTTTCCCCAATGTGGCCTTCCGCCGTGCTTTAAGAAAACTTTTTCTACACTTTTAAAGGCTTCATAAGTATCTGCAGTGGCTGCATTTCTAGAAACACAACCCATGGTAACCGTGTCTTGCTGGTAAGCGTAACTTAACCAAGAATTATCTTTTTGTACAAAACGCACATCCATAGGAATATGAATAAAAGATTTATTAGACCATTTGTTAATTTCTGTTTTTAGTTCCTCAAAAACTTGTGGAAATTTATCTAAGGCGATGGTCCATTCTGCCAATTCTAAAGTAGAACCTCTAGATTTTGTAACCGTTGCTTGGTATAAAGATCCTTTATGCTCTTTTTTAGAGTTAAAAAATCCTCTGTATAGTAATTTATTGGCTATGGCAGTAATCCAAGGAAAAACGTGTGTGTACTTGTATAAAATTTTTGATGCCGTTCTTCGATGTTTCAAATAACTTGGCCCCATATTTTCTATAACTTCTTTGTTAGGATCAATTTTATCACCTGTAATTACATAGCCTTTATCTGTATGAGGTAACCATAAAATTCTTAAGAAATCATGTGTTTTAAGACGCTCTTTAATTTTTGGTAACCATTCTGAATCAGATTCTGGTCTTTCTTTTACATGCAGAGTGTATTCGGTTTCACACTTAAAAGTGATGGTAGACATAACTCCTAACATCCCCAGAGAAACACGAACAGCATCCATTAATTCATCTTTATCCGTAATTTTTTTTATGCTGCCATCCGCTAAAACCAAAGTACATTCCGTCATATACTCACAAAGTAACTTTCCACTTGTTCCATGAGTTCCCGTTGCTAGAGCACCACCAATTGTTATTGTATTGATGTCTGGTAAACACGGAATACACCAGCCAACCGCCTCGATTGCCTCTAATAATTCTCCTAATATCAATCCAGATTGAACAGTAATTGTTTTTTCATCATCATCATAGGACACAATTTTATTATATCCTGTCATGTCAATTAAAGAGTCTGTGCCCGCTGCAATATCAGATGAGGACTGTTTACTTCCAAAAAATCGAATTTTATCGTTTGTTGCTATTACTTCGCGAAGTTCTTCTTCTGATTTTATCTTGTAAAGCTTGTCGTAGTTATATTTTAAATTCTCATTCCAACTAACCCAAGTATTTTCTTTTTTTTGTTTCATGGTAACTTTAAATTGTTAAACAAAAGTAAATATTTATCTCGTTTAATCTTTACAAGATCTTGCTTTATTTTCTTTTTTAAAGTGAATTTAACGTATAATTAACTAGGAAAACGTTTTCGTAACAACTCTCAAGGTGCGTGTTTTCTTAAATGACAATAAGTTTTTAGAAATTATTGATGTTTCTGAGATGGAATCTTTATCAATTTAAATTTGGTAACGCAGAAAATTGAATTTGAATGGCTGATTTTACGGAATTCAATTTTTAGACAGACTCTTTAAAGCTATGGATAAATAAAAACAAAAATATAAGGACTCTAATAACCAAAATAAGAAAAAAACCTACTCATGGTATGATATCCATAAGAAGATCATTAACCGCAGTAGTAAAAGTTCATCTTTAGTTCAGTTTTAGTTTAGTTTAAAATTTATTTGCTGATTCTCTAACGTTGCCAACAATTCATTAGACACTTTTATTTTTGTATTTCTACTAGGCAAGCTTACTTCAATTTTTTCTTTGGCATCCCAAACGGTAAAGTTTAGAGATTGCTTTCCTGGATTATTTTTTAAAATGGTTTCTAAATTTAAAATCGTATTTTCCTGAAGGTCCTGTAATTGAATTTTAATGGTTATTTTTTTGCAGAGTTCATCCATAATATCGTGCAATAGTTTCATTTCTGTAAATTTCATTCTTGGTTCTCCAGCAATTCCTGTTTCTTTATTTGTCCATCCAGGCTGAATGGTGCAGCGCACAAATAAGAAGGAATTTGGCACTAAAAAGTGTTTCATTCTTAAATATTCTTCGCCAAAAATTCTAAATTCATGACTGTCACCATAATCTTCAATCGTAAACATTGCCCAACCTTTTCCGGCTTTAGAAACTCGATGTTGTACATCAGAAATTATACCTGCAAAAGACAAATTCATGTTCACATATTTACCAATATCACCCTTAAAATGTTTTAAGGAAGCGTTGCAGAAAATCATTTCATTTTTAAAATCGTCTAAAGGATGCGCAGAAATATAAATTCCGATGACTTCTTTTTCTTGTGATAAAAGTTCCATGGTTCCCCAAGTTTCACATTCAGGAATGTCTGGTTCTGGAAATTGTACGGTAGATGTTTCGCCAAACATAGAAACCTGTGCAGAATTTTTGTTTTCTTGATATTTACTTCCGAATTTCATGGCACGTTCTAAGAAAGTCAATCCCTTTTCATCGATATGAAAATATTGTGCTCTATGTGTGTCTGCAAAAGAATCAAAAGCACCAGCTTTTATCAAACTATCAAAAGATTTTTTGTTTGCAGCACGTAAATCTACTCTTTTTGCCAAATCAAAAATGGACGTATAATTGCCATTTTCTTCTCGTTCCTTAATAATAGCTCTTACCGCACCAGCACCCACACCTTTTACTGCCGCCATTCCAAAACGAACAGCACCATCATTATTTACAGAGAATTTTAAGAAAGATTCATTTAAGTCGGGTCCTAAAACTTGCAAGCCCATTCGTTTACATTCTTCCATAAAAAAGGAAACCGATTTAATGTCATTCATATTATTAGAAAGCACAGAAGCCATATATTCTGCAGGATAATGTGCTTTTAAGTAGGCTGTTTGATAGGCAATCCAAGCATAACAAGTAGAGTGAGATTTGTTAAAAGCATAACTTGCAAAAGCCTCCCAATCTTTCCATATTTTTTCTAACTTTTTTTCATCATGCCCATTTTCACCTGCTTGCTCTATGAATTTTGGTTTCATTTTATCTAAAACCGCAATTTGTTTTTTACCCATGGCTTTTCGTAAAACATCGGCTTCACCTTTGGTGAAATTTGCCAACTTTTGTGAGAGCAACATTACTTGCTCTTGGTACACTGTAATTCCGTAGGTTTCTGCCAAATATTCTTCCATGGCAGGTAAATCATATTCAATATCTTCAGTACCGTGTTTTCTGTTGATAAAACTCGGAATATATTCCATAGGTCCGGGTCTATACAAGGCGTTCATGGCAATTAAATCAGCAAAAACAGTTGGTTTTAGAGAGCGCATATGTTTTTGCATTCCTGGAGATTCGTATTGAAAAATACCCACTGTTTCTCCTTTTTGGAATAGTTCATACGTTTTTTCATCATCCAAAGGAAAACTATCCGGATCTAAATCTATATCATGTTTTGCTTTTACAATTTTAACAGTGTCTTTAATTAAAGTCAGCGTTTTTAATCCCAAGAAATCCATTTTTAACAAACCTGCAGATTCCACGACAGAGTTGTCAAATTGCGTAACATACATGTCAGAATCTTTTGCGAGTGCAACAGGAACATAATTGGTAATATCTCCTGGAGTAATGATAACACCACAAGCGTGAATTCCTGTATTTCGAACAGAGCCTTCTAAAATAGTTGCTTTGTTGATGGTTTCTGAAGTTAGATCATTTCCATAAGATAAATTTTTTAACTCTTCGACCAATTGTTTTTCTTCTGCTCTTAAATCAGCAACTTTACCTTTACTTTTTGCATCCTCCCCAAAAATATTTTTAAGTTTAATTAACGGAATTAATTTGGCAATTCTATCTGCTTCGAACAGTGGTAAATCTAGAACTCTAGCCGTATCTCTTATAGAAGATTTTGCAGCCATGGTGCCATAGGTAATAATTTGTGCAACCTGATTGGCACCATATTTATCGATGACATAATCCATGACTCGGCTTCGGCCTTCATCATCAAAATCAATATCGATATCGGGCATGGAAACACGTTCTGGATTTAAGAAACGCTCAAAAAGTAAATCGTATTTAATAGGGTCTATATTGGTAATCCACAAGCAGTACGCAACCACAGAACCCGCGGCAGAACCACGACCAGGACCTACGGAAACATCCATTTTTCTGGCTTCTCGAATAAAGTCTTCAACAATTAAAAAATAACCAGGATACCCAGTTTTTTCAATCACAGAGAGCTCAAAATCTAAACGTTCTTTGATACTTTCGGTAATTTCTCCGTAACGTTTCTTAGCACCCTCGAACGTTAAGTGTTTTAAGAAATTATTTTCACCACGTTTACCTTTGTCTTCCTCATCTTTTGCATCTTTAAATTTATCAGGAATATCAAAAGCAGGTAGCAAAACGTCTCTTGCCAAAGTGAAAATCTCAATTTTATCAACAATTTCTTGAATGTTACTAATGGCTTCGGGCAAATCAGCAAAAAGCGTTTTCATTTCAGCCGTCGACTTGAAGTAATACTCATCATTAGGCAAACCATATCGATAACCACGGCCTTTACCAATAGGAGTTGCTTGCTTCTCACCATCTTTTACACACAATAAAATATCGTGGGCATTGGCATCTTTTTTCTCTAAATAAAAGGTGTTGTTGGTCGCAATAATTTTAACATCGTGCTTTTTAGAAAATTTTAATAAAGTTTCATTGACAATATTTTCGTCTTGTTGATGATGGCGCATCAATTCAATATAAAAATCATCTTTAAATTGCTCTTTCCACCAAATTAAAGAATCTTCTGCTTGTTTTTCTCCAAGATTTAGAATTTTACTCGGAACTTCACCATATAAATTTCCCGTTAAAACAATAATATCTTCTTTGTATTTTTTGATTATTTCGCGATCAATTCTTGGAACATAGTAAAATCCGTCAACAAAAGCAATCGAAGACATTTTAGCTAAATTATGATACCCTTTTTTGTTTTTCGCTAATAAAACAACTTGATATCCATTGTCTTTTACGGATTTGTTCTTGTGATCTTCACACACATTAAACTCGCAACCCACAATCGGTTTCATGGGAGTTGCTGCAGTTTTATTATGGTTTAAAACAGCACTCACAAAATGAAAAGACGCCATCATATTCGCAGTATCTGTCATGGCAACTGCTGGCATATTATCTTTGGCAGCGGCTGCTACAATATGACCAATTTGCATGGTAGATTGTAAAACAGAATATTGTGTATGATTATGCAAATGCGAAAATTGTACGTTTTCTAATTCCGCTAAACCTACAGAAGTAGATTTAGTCGTTACGTTGTCTTTTAATTTTTCTAGACGTTTGCGAATTTTGTCACTTTCTTTCTTTAGGTTGATATGTTTTAAACCAATAACCTGAATCGGTTTTGGATTGATTTCAGAGAAATTTTTAAAATAATCTGCATCAACATCTAATTGTTCTTTGGTAAATTCTCGAAGACGAATTAACTCTAAAAAACAGCGGGTAGTTGCCTCTACATCGGCGGTTGCATTATGAGCTTCACCAAAATTAGTACCGAATAAATGTTTGTGTAATTCTGTTAAGGTTGGTAATTTAAATTTGCCGCCACGACCTCCAGGAATCTGACACATGGATGCCGTTTTTTCTGTACACGTATCTAAAATTGGGAGGGAGGTTAGGGTGTTTTCAATGCCTAGTCTATGAAATTCACAGCCCATAATATTGATGTCGAAATTCAAATTCTGACCTACAATAAATTTGGTCTTGCTTAAAACTTCATTAAATAAGCGTAAACTTTCGTCTAAAGTAATTCCTTGTTCTTCAGCTAATTCAGTAGAAATTCCGTGAATTCTCTCGGCATCATAAGGAATGTTATAGCCTTTTGGTTTAATGAGAAAATCATTGTGTTCTAAAACATTTCCCATTTCATCATGCAATTGCCAAGCAATTTGCACACACCTTGGCCAGTTATCTGTATTTGTTATAGGAGCGTTCCAACTTTTGGGTAAACCAGTAGTTTCAGTATCGAAAATTAAGTACATTTCTATGGGTAATTATTGAAGTGATTAATTGTATAAATGTTCTGTAAAAATAGGAATTTGTTGTTAAGAATGGTACAAGATTTTTTGGTTGTTGTTAACAACGTGCTTTTTAATTTTGTCATTTAATTTTGTCATTTTTAATGTAGAGAGAAATCTTTTAAAGTTCCTAAGCTTTGTGCTGGCCTCTTTATGAGATTTTTCCTATTGTAGAAGTGACAGTTTTGTAGAATTTTCTTGTTTAGTATTTGCATTCAATTTTGCCGTTTAGTGTAATCATTTCTAAGTTTTTCAAATAAAATAGTAGCAACCATAAAATTCTAATTGACAACAGTATTGATATGGCGTTAAAATGAAACAGATAAAATGGAATTCAAATTTGAAATGCTAGAAAATTAGGAAAAGTAAATCCAATTCTAAAGTTAGACTTGAAGTATTTAATCAGTCTGGTATAAACATTTATTTTATATTTGTTTGAAAAAAAGAAAGTTGTTAAATCAAAAATCCATAGCAGTACTTCCCTTTGTTAATATAAGACCCAAGAAAAAAATTTTTATAAGCGTAGAAGATGACGTAAATTGGTTTTAAATATACTGAATTGCAAAATAATCGTAAAAATAATCGTGTTTTTATACCTGTGTTTGAGTATGATTTCCAAAAAAGAGTAAGCGAATTTAGTACTCAATTTCTAAGTACATGACAAAAATTGATAGATTTCTACATTTGTTTTATTTTCAGAGTTTAAAAGCGTTTTTGCTAAGAAGTTAAGCCCATATTTGAATATAGATTTGGCTTTTCTTCCGGGTTTTTTAATTGGTATAGGCTTTTTTAGATGCAGATATATTCCAATTTTATAGCACCATACAAAAGCAATCATTACCAGTAAAATTAAGTTTTCAATTCTTTGAATATCTTTTAAATGGGTGTTTTCTATATCAAATCCACTAGATTTCATCGCTTTAAAACACATTTCAATTTGCCCTCTTTGCGCATAATTTTGTTGTGCTTTTTCAGGTTGATTAAAAGAGATAAGAATTAAAAAATCAAGTTTTCCATTTTTATTTTTTAGTTTACATCCATATAATTTGTTTATTGTCAATTAATTATATTTTTTTCATGTACTAAAAAGGATGTTTTACAAATTCCTAAAAAGTAATACCACATAATCTTTAAAATTAGGCATAGGCTTCGTTACGGTTTGTTCTTATATTCAAATAGAAAGGAAAAAAAGGGCGTTTTATTACGGTTATTTCAATGCAGCATTGGTATTAATTGTGATTGTAGATTAAAATATATAATTACTAAAAGTTGCATCTTAAAATTGTAGTGTAAAGTATTTTTTTATTTTTGATGAGCTTCTTATTTTTAAAATTATTCCTTAAGAAATCTTAAATTTCTTAAATCTCCAGATTCATGAAGTATGGACATGATGTAGACTCCCTTTATTTTTGGTAACTGAAAATTAGTAAGCTCAAGAAAAGGATTTTGCTCACTAATTAATAGTTGTTGATGATACAATGTTTTCCCTAAGAGATCCTTGATGAGCAAATTACTTTTTCCGGTCATTTTAAGAGGAAACTTTAGGTATAATTTCTGATTTACAGGATTTGGATACAGTACAATGTTTTCAGAATTAAATACTACAATATTGTCAGGGTTAGAAAGAGGTGCGTCGCAATTGATAACCTCAACTGTTTTTCTATTTGCTGATTTTGATACTATTGGACGGCCGAAAATATAAATTTCGTTTACTGATACAAATTCGTTTTGATCCATAGAAAAACGTAAATACCTTGTTGAAATAGCTGTTTTAGTTTCATTCTGATGATTAAAATTAGTATATGGGTCTATAAATAAAGTGGTCCAATTTGATGCAGAGCCATAGGCTAGAGTAAATTTTTTTGTTTGCTGCATATCATGTAAATTTATTTTAGAGATATAATATTCTTTTCCTAAATCAAAAATTATATCATGGGATTCATTATTGACTGCATCGGCTAGTTTCCAAGAATTACTGGATGCGTTCATTTCTGATGTATACTCTAAATGCTCCTCATTAAATAAAAGTCTGGCGGAACGTACACTACCTTCTTTAACAGAATTTTTTATCATATTTGATGTGATGATGATCTGCTTATCTTCGCTACTTTTTTTTTTACTTACTTTCAGGAAATCAATTAAAGGATATCCATAAATTATGATTTCATTTACGGCTGCATAAGGATTTTCTAACATCGATAAACGTAAATATTGTGTAGAAATATCTGTATTATGTGTATTCCAAGACTGAAAATTATCTAAAGAATCCACGAACAAAGGAGACCAATAATTGGGATTTCCATATTCTACGGTAAAATCTTGTTTATCATTCATATCATGAAGATTGAATTCAGAAATGTAATATTCTTTTCCTAAATCTATAATAGCATAATATGGAGCATTTAAGGCATCATTGGCTGGTTTCCAAGAATTACTTACAGCAGATTCTTCTGCCACTAAATTCAAATCTTGTTCATCAAACAAAAATAAAGGTGAATTTAAGCTTCCTCCTTGCACCAGATCGGTTACCATAGTGGGTAAAATAACAATTTGTTTAGATTCTTTAACTACTGGATATCCATAAATAATGATTTCATTAACAAACGCAAAAACATTTTGATACATGGAAAATCGTAGGAATCTTGTGGTTACATCAGTTTCATTTTTACTCCAAGTATTATAAGTGTCACAAGGGTCGGTAAATAAAGTTTCCCAATTTGTTTCATTGCCATATTCTACTGTAAAATCAGCACTATTATCCATATCATGTAAATTTATTTCTGATATGTAATAGTGTTTTCCTAAATCTATCACTACATGATACGAAGAATTATTCATTGCGTTAGCAGGCTTCCATGAAACACTTTGGGCATGTTCATCGATTGTTATATTTAAATTTTGTTCATCAAATAAAAATAAAGGCGAATTTATACTGCCTCCTTCAACTAAATCGGTTACCATTTCAGAGGTAATTTTAATTTGTTGAGGTGCTGTTTCAAAATATTCGGGTCCGCTCGGTGCTCCTATTTGCTGATATTCAGTCGGATTATTATTTGTAACGGAATAATCATTCTTAGAAGGATCTTCAAATTCAATTTCTGGAATACGTGCTAAACAATTATTTGCTACCGTAAAGTTATTTGCATTGCCAGATTCATTTAGGAAGAAGGTAATATCTGTATCATAGTAATTATTTTCAGCAGTTATATAATTAATTTCATTATAATTTTTTATAATTTCGGTACCATTAATTTCTCTAAAATAATTTTGGTTAATATTCACAGGAGCTAGTTGATCACTTACAGACCGGTTATCAACAAAAACTCCTAAATTGGAAGCGATATAGTTATTGGTAAATGTGCAATCTCCTTTTCCTAAAGCAATAATTCCATTAGAAGGTGCGCCTATGAGAATATTATTATAGGCATTTACAACACTGTTGTTCCCTATTTGAAGTATATTGGTTTGGTGGGGTATATTTTCTAATCCTGCATTTAAAAGTGTGTTATTATAAATTTCTATATCTTCTACCATATTGGCTATTTGTATAGATTCTCTTAAAGTGTTTCGCACAATATTATTGTAAATTCTTACCTGCTTAAACTCCATTCCGGGTGTTTGAGTTTCACCTAAATACATTCCTTCAGATACATTTTCAATAAAACAATCATGAATTATTAAATTTTTAAAAACCGGATATGGAAAAGGAGGATTTCCTTCATAATCTTTTTTAGCCACGATACCGAAAAAACCATCGTGATCTATTTTTATGAATTCGGCTTCACAATCAGAACTCAAATCTGCAAAAGCCAAACCAGATTCAACAGCCGAGAGTTTAAATCCGTATTTATAATTTGGATGCCCAGCTCCGCTAATTTTAATGTATCTACAATTTTCAAAGGTTATGGCACCCCAGATACCAGTATCGCCACTATCAATTTTTACTTGCCCGCCTTTATTAATAATCACAAGCGGGGTATTGGCATCTCCATTTACAAATTGAAATCTTAACGGATTGGTTCTAGAAGAAGAAATAAATATAGTGTCTCCGCCAATAGTTGCGCTACCTAAAGTTTCTTCATTTACATGATAAGGAAAAGTATGATCAATAATAAAGTTTTGGTTTTGACAAAACGCTAGAGAACTAATACACAAAGTTATAAGGAATAAACAAAACTTTTTCATGGGAGAAATGATCATTGTAAATAAACAATTAAGATACAAATTTATTCTTTAGTATCGGTGGCAATTCCAAAATAAATCCAAGTTGTATCGATTTTATAGGGGTTATTCATGGAATGATATTCTCCGGGTTCAATGGTTATACAGTCACCCGAAACTACGATGTTCTTTTTATTGTTTATCATAAAGTCGGCTTTACCAGATTGAATATAAAAAACTTCGGTCATGGTTTCGTGTTGATGGGTTGCTACCGTTTGGCCAGGCTTAAAAGTGGTAGTGCCGAACATCATTAAATTAGGGACGCTTCCCTTGCCTATAAAGACTTTCTTTTTGATATCTGTATTATGACTTACTCCAATTTCTGGAAGTAATTGAGTATGTGTTAGTTTCATTATAAAATGATGCTTTCAAAATTATGTAA is a window of Polaribacter litorisediminis DNA encoding:
- a CDS encoding transposase, with amino-acid sequence MTINKLYGCKLKNKNGKLDFLILISFNQPEKAQQNYAQRGQIEMCFKAMKSSGFDIENTHLKDIQRIENLILLVMIAFVWCYKIGIYLHLKKPIPIKKPGRKAKSIFKYGLNFLAKTLLNSENKTNVEIYQFLSCT
- a CDS encoding discoidin domain-containing protein, translated to MKKFCLFLITLCISSLAFCQNQNFIIDHTFPYHVNEETLGSATIGGDTIFISSSRTNPLRFQFVNGDANTPLVIINKGGQVKIDSGDTGIWGAITFENCRYIKISGAGHPNYKYGFKLSAVESGLAFADLSSDCEAEFIKIDHDGFFGIVAKKDYEGNPPFPYPVFKNLIIHDCFIENVSEGMYLGETQTPGMEFKQVRIYNNIVRNTLRESIQIANMVEDIEIYNNTLLNAGLENIPHQTNILQIGNNSVVNAYNNILIGAPSNGIIALGKGDCTFTNNYIASNLGVFVDNRSVSDQLAPVNINQNYFREINGTEIIKNYNEINYITAENNYYDTDITFFLNESGNANNFTVANNCLARIPEIEFEDPSKNDYSVTNNNPTEYQQIGAPSGPEYFETAPQQIKITSEMVTDLVEGGSINSPLFLFDEQNLNITIDEHAQSVSWKPANAMNNSSYHVVIDLGKHYYISEINLHDMDNSADFTVEYGNETNWETLFTDPCDTYNTWSKNETDVTTRFLRFSMYQNVFAFVNEIIIYGYPVVKESKQIVILPTMVTDLVQGGSLNSPLFLFDEQDLNLVAEESAVSNSWKPANDALNAPYYAIIDLGKEYYISEFNLHDMNDKQDFTVEYGNPNYWSPLFVDSLDNFQSWNTHNTDISTQYLRLSMLENPYAAVNEIIIYGYPLIDFLKVSKKKSSEDKQIIITSNMIKNSVKEGSVRSARLLFNEEHLEYTSEMNASSNSWKLADAVNNESHDIIFDLGKEYYISKINLHDMQQTKKFTLAYGSASNWTTLFIDPYTNFNHQNETKTAISTRYLRFSMDQNEFVSVNEIYIFGRPIVSKSANRKTVEVINCDAPLSNPDNIVVFNSENIVLYPNPVNQKLYLKFPLKMTGKSNLLIKDLLGKTLYHQQLLISEQNPFLELTNFQLPKIKGVYIMSILHESGDLRNLRFLKE
- a CDS encoding cupin domain-containing protein — its product is MKLTHTQLLPEIGVSHNTDIKKKVFIGKGSVPNLMMFGTTTFKPGQTVATHQHETMTEVFYIQSGKADFMINNKKNIVVSGDCITIEPGEYHSMNNPYKIDTTWIYFGIATDTKE